TAGGCCTGCGCCGTTGATGCCGTCACGGCTGCTGCAGAGGCTGACCCCGCTGCTCCAGAGCCCGGCGCTGCGTTTCTGCGCCTCCGTGCCTCTGCGTTGAGGAATGTTCCCTATTGGGGTTAGATTCAGCCGATGCGCACCTCTCTTGAACTGGCCGTCGACCTCGACAGCGCCAACGATGCGGCGGCGCAGCGCCGGCTGGCGGCACGGTTGCTCGATCGGCCGGAGGTGGAGATCACTGCGGTGCGCGTACGCAAGCGGTCGATCGACGCGCGGCATACGCCGGTCACGATCCGCCTGCAGGTCGACGTCTACTGCGACGAACCCGCACCGCAGGAGGAGCTGCCGCGGCCGAGCTATCGCGCGGTGAGCGGCGACCGCTCGGTGGTGATCGTCGGCTGCGGACCGGCGGGGATGTTCGCAGCCCTGCGGCTGATCGAGCTGGGGGTCAAGCCGATCGTGCTCGAACGCGGCAAGGACGTCCGCGCCCGGCGGCACGACCTCGCCGCGATCCAACAACACGGCATCGTCGATCCCGACAGCAACTACTGCTTCGGCGAAGGCGGCGCCGGCACCTACTCCGACGGCAAGCTCTACACCCGCGCCACCAAACGCGGCAGCGTCGACGCCGTGCTGCGCACGCTGGTGGCGCACGGCGCACCACCGGACATCCTGATCGACGCGCACCCGCACATCGGCTCGAACCGACTGCCCAAGGTCGTCACCGCACTACGCGACAGCATCCTGCAGGCCGGCGGGGACATCAGCTTCGAAACGCGTGTCGCCGACTTTGTCATCGATGCGCGCCGTTGCCTGCGTGGCGTCGTCACTGCCGGCGGCGATGACGTCATCGGCGACGCCGTGATCCTGGCAACCGGTCATTCGGCGCGCGACATCTTCGCGCTGCTCGTCGCCCGCGGGATCCGCATCGCGCCCAAGCCCTTCGCCATGGGCGTGCGCGTCGAGCACCCGCAAGCGTTGATCGACCGCCTGCAATACCACGGCACGCCCGATCCGCGGCTGCCGGCAGCGAACTATCGGCTGGCGACGACGGTCGGCGAGCGTGGCGTCTTCTCCTTCTGCATGTGCCCCGGCGGCTTCATCGTGCCGGCCGCCACGCGGCAGGATGAAGTCGTGGTCAATGGCATGAGCCTGTCGCGCCGCGACTCGCCGTTCGCCAACTCGGGCGTCGTCGTCTCCGTCGACGCCGCCGACCTCGACGCCTACGCCACCCACGGGGCGCTGGCGGGCATGCGCTATCAGCAAGCGCTGGAGACGGCGGCAGCGGCAGCCGGCGGCGGCCACCAACGCGCCCCGGCGCAGCGGCTCACCGACTTCCTCGCCAGCCGCCAATCCACCACGTTGCCCGCGACCAGCTACCACCCCGGCA
Above is a window of Candidatus Binatia bacterium DNA encoding:
- a CDS encoding FAD-dependent monooxygenase; translation: MRTSLELAVDLDSANDAAAQRRLAARLLDRPEVEITAVRVRKRSIDARHTPVTIRLQVDVYCDEPAPQEELPRPSYRAVSGDRSVVIVGCGPAGMFAALRLIELGVKPIVLERGKDVRARRHDLAAIQQHGIVDPDSNYCFGEGGAGTYSDGKLYTRATKRGSVDAVLRTLVAHGAPPDILIDAHPHIGSNRLPKVVTALRDSILQAGGDISFETRVADFVIDARRCLRGVVTAGGDDVIGDAVILATGHSARDIFALLVARGIRIAPKPFAMGVRVEHPQALIDRLQYHGTPDPRLPAANYRLATTVGERGVFSFCMCPGGFIVPAATRQDEVVVNGMSLSRRDSPFANSGVVVSVDAADLDAYATHGALAGMRYQQALETAAAAAGGGHQRAPAQRLTDFLASRQSTTLPATSYHPGITTAPLHTLLPPSLVQRLQGGFKRFGASMRGYVTEDAVLVGVETRTSSPVRIPRHADSLHHPEIAALYPCGEGAGYAGGIVSAALDGIRIAEACAASTARS